In Leptospira saintgironsiae, one genomic interval encodes:
- a CDS encoding NAD(P)H-dependent glycerol-3-phosphate dehydrogenase codes for MQIGVIGSGSFGSSLGVLLADKGYDVTIWGRNSGLIQEINENHRNEKYLPGIDLPKNLKGSTSLEEAVRDKDMIVSAPPSHAITDILKEIKSFLPEKAPIVSASKGIENGSLRLVSEIFEAELPGKFHSKLSYLSGPSFAKELVKRVPTIVSIASKNEATARKVQEIFSFTYFRTYWTPDVVGVEVGGSLKNVIAIAAGVSDGLGFGQNTRAALITRGLTEISRLGVKLGADPLTFLGPSGMGDLILTCCGDASRNRTVGFRLGQGESLDSILGGMVEVAEGVKTAKSGFELSQKLGIEMAITTEVYKMLYEHKNPKEVVRDLMGRDLKREGL; via the coding sequence ATGCAAATCGGCGTTATCGGATCTGGAAGTTTTGGTTCTTCTTTAGGTGTGTTGTTAGCAGACAAAGGTTATGATGTTACCATTTGGGGAAGGAACTCTGGACTGATCCAAGAGATTAACGAGAACCATCGGAACGAAAAATATTTACCAGGCATAGATCTTCCTAAAAATTTAAAAGGAAGTACAAGTTTAGAAGAGGCTGTTCGGGACAAGGACATGATCGTTTCTGCTCCTCCTTCCCACGCAATTACTGATATTCTAAAAGAAATTAAATCCTTTCTACCTGAAAAGGCTCCTATTGTTTCCGCAAGTAAAGGAATAGAAAATGGAAGTCTTAGATTGGTTTCCGAAATCTTTGAAGCAGAACTTCCAGGCAAATTTCATAGCAAATTATCTTATCTTTCTGGACCTAGTTTTGCAAAAGAGTTGGTCAAACGTGTACCAACGATAGTGAGTATCGCATCTAAGAATGAAGCAACTGCAAGAAAGGTACAAGAAATATTCAGTTTCACTTATTTTAGGACCTATTGGACTCCAGATGTGGTCGGAGTAGAAGTTGGCGGTTCTTTAAAAAATGTGATCGCAATTGCTGCAGGAGTTTCTGACGGATTAGGATTCGGACAGAATACTAGAGCTGCTTTGATCACAAGAGGATTAACCGAAATTTCCAGGTTAGGAGTCAAATTGGGAGCGGATCCTCTTACATTTTTAGGGCCTTCCGGAATGGGAGATTTGATCCTTACTTGTTGTGGAGATGCTTCCAGAAACAGGACAGTCGGTTTTAGATTGGGACAAGGAGAAAGTTTGGATTCTATTTTAGGTGGAATGGTAGAAGTTGCAGAAGGGGTTAAAACCGCAAAAAGTGGATTCGAATTATCCCAGAAATTAGGTATCGAAATGGCAATAACCACCGAGGTGTATAAAATGCTTTACGAGCATAAGAATCCGAAGGAGGTTGTTAGAGATTTAATGGGCCGGGACTTAAAAAGAGAAGGTCTATAA
- a CDS encoding metallophosphoesterase family protein — MRIIYLTDIHDGLRGLKEVLLGTECDLYLFSGDIIYKAFFNPERIIEFVTLQEDMYRIMDDIKEEINPYDYATRAVRFPEKYQPNVVEKSHDYRRLFHQAAKTMKEKYELIEIIIQKYAKAPVWLLPGNYDIDLQYSALYERDLHRKTFDMGGLKFAGYGGAPVITSGIPEKLAVKFHEYNRNGKNYSEPEDFFKEENPDVVVIHNPAYGFLDKIPSFGNVGSQGIRRYLDDYSPALVVSGHVHEDQGIVKKGKTVFLNPSNFGPVDSVFGFQPGGFFSEIEIENNLVKNVKLNRLSDHSIRHLLEVDCSGDKLELVHASSDSEVSAEDFIR, encoded by the coding sequence ATGAGGATCATTTACCTCACCGATATCCACGACGGACTCAGAGGATTGAAAGAAGTCCTTCTAGGAACCGAATGCGACTTGTACCTATTCTCCGGCGATATAATCTATAAAGCCTTTTTTAACCCAGAACGTATTATCGAATTTGTAACACTTCAAGAAGATATGTATCGGATCATGGATGATATCAAAGAAGAGATCAATCCTTATGATTACGCAACAAGAGCGGTACGTTTTCCGGAGAAGTACCAGCCTAACGTGGTAGAAAAATCCCACGATTACAGAAGATTATTCCACCAAGCCGCAAAAACGATGAAGGAAAAATACGAACTCATCGAGATCATTATCCAAAAATACGCAAAAGCTCCTGTATGGTTACTACCAGGAAATTATGATATAGATCTTCAATATTCCGCGTTATACGAAAGAGACCTGCACAGAAAAACCTTCGATATGGGAGGATTAAAATTTGCAGGTTATGGTGGAGCTCCAGTGATCACTTCTGGAATTCCAGAAAAGTTAGCAGTAAAATTCCACGAGTACAATCGTAACGGAAAAAATTACAGCGAACCAGAAGACTTTTTCAAAGAAGAAAATCCAGATGTGGTTGTGATCCATAATCCAGCTTATGGATTTTTAGATAAGATCCCAAGTTTTGGTAATGTAGGCTCCCAGGGGATCAGAAGATATTTAGACGATTATTCTCCTGCCTTAGTTGTCTCGGGCCATGTTCACGAAGACCAAGGGATCGTAAAAAAAGGAAAAACAGTGTTTTTGAATCCTTCTAATTTTGGACCGGTTGATTCAGTCTTCGGATTTCAACCTGGAGGCTTCTTCTCTGAAATAGAAATAGAAAACAATCTTGTAAAAAATGTAAAACTGAATAGACTATCGGATCACTCAATTCGCCACCTTTTAGAAGTCGATTGCTCTGGAGACAAGTTAGAGCTTGTCCATGCAAGCAGCGACTCAGAAGTTTCGGCGGAAGATTTTATCCGATAG
- the recG gene encoding ATP-dependent DNA helicase RecG translates to MKNSVSDKKNSTVSLTSSIGVVKGVGPKKQEVLESVGIKTIQDLLGWFPRRYLDRNLTENILLKQGESVTLILEVIDSYLAHGKKSRLVVSAKTKNNEPISLVFFRGIQFFRRVFQPGILVAVTGKLEYFRGFQLMHPDYEVLSYGGNSDISEDDLPESIHTGRIIPLYPTTEAMRDEHLNSRELRKLIHFALRLLEGRIQEILPAQVVKKRNLMDRAQAYNEIHFPTEDEQLGRARTRFKYEELYYFNLLIEYKRSQRAKVPRLLWPLPESKTAKDLIKNLPFELTPDQKESIAKISEWTKSDTPAAILLQGDVGSGKTLVALLTALKYTDNQVQVCMVAPTEILARQHYQTVMNFLGNMPFLRIELLVGKEPKKTRAEKLFRIKTGESLFIIGTHSVFQEDVIFKDLGLAIIDEQHKFGVEQRETLRSKGKNPDILAMTATPIPRTLCLTLYGDLELVTLKNRPAGRIPIKTLWFTEGKRSGVYKSIQKYVSQGRQCYIVYPLVEESEKSDLKSCIEAYETLRKDVFPEFKVGLLHGKMETSEKDRVMKLFQQNEIQILVSTTVIEVGVDVPNASVMVIEHSDRFGISQLHQLRGRVGRGKHESFCILISDSKITEEARYRIQALVDSDDGFFLSEADLKLRGPGELLGVRQSGLPDFKIADLREDSQWIEISREDANQFGNLGDLEKSEIVSRFSEGALLFSN, encoded by the coding sequence ATGAAGAACTCGGTCTCTGATAAAAAAAATTCTACCGTTTCCCTAACTAGCTCCATCGGAGTCGTTAAAGGTGTTGGTCCTAAAAAGCAGGAAGTTTTGGAATCCGTAGGGATCAAAACTATTCAGGATCTTTTAGGATGGTTTCCGCGCAGATACTTAGATCGGAACTTAACAGAAAACATTCTACTCAAGCAAGGAGAATCAGTTACCTTAATTTTAGAAGTAATCGATTCTTATCTGGCTCATGGAAAAAAATCCAGACTAGTAGTTTCTGCAAAAACAAAAAACAACGAACCTATCAGTTTAGTTTTCTTCAGAGGTATCCAGTTTTTTCGGCGAGTTTTCCAACCCGGAATTCTTGTAGCTGTAACCGGTAAATTGGAATATTTCAGAGGATTCCAACTCATGCATCCTGATTACGAAGTTCTATCTTATGGTGGGAACTCCGACATTTCAGAAGATGATCTTCCGGAAAGCATTCACACTGGTCGTATCATTCCTCTTTATCCTACAACGGAAGCGATGAGAGATGAACATCTTAACTCCAGAGAACTTCGCAAACTCATACACTTTGCTTTAAGACTTTTAGAAGGTAGAATCCAGGAAATCCTACCAGCACAAGTCGTTAAAAAAAGAAATCTAATGGATAGAGCCCAGGCTTATAATGAGATCCATTTTCCTACAGAAGATGAACAATTAGGAAGAGCAAGGACAAGATTTAAATACGAAGAACTATATTATTTCAATCTTCTGATAGAATATAAACGTTCTCAAAGAGCAAAAGTTCCCCGGCTTTTATGGCCTCTTCCTGAATCTAAAACGGCAAAAGATCTGATCAAAAATCTACCCTTCGAATTAACTCCGGACCAAAAAGAAAGCATCGCAAAAATTTCAGAATGGACCAAGTCAGATACTCCGGCTGCAATCCTATTGCAAGGAGATGTAGGTTCCGGAAAAACCTTGGTAGCACTTTTAACCGCGCTCAAATATACGGATAATCAAGTTCAAGTGTGTATGGTCGCACCTACAGAAATTTTAGCCAGACAACATTACCAAACTGTAATGAATTTTTTAGGAAACATGCCTTTCTTACGAATAGAACTTTTAGTAGGAAAAGAACCTAAAAAAACCAGGGCAGAAAAACTATTCAGGATCAAAACAGGAGAATCTTTATTTATTATAGGGACTCACAGTGTTTTCCAAGAAGACGTGATCTTCAAAGACCTGGGACTTGCAATCATAGATGAACAGCATAAGTTCGGAGTAGAACAAAGAGAAACATTAAGATCCAAAGGAAAAAATCCGGACATTCTCGCGATGACTGCGACTCCTATTCCAAGAACACTTTGTCTTACTCTGTACGGCGACTTAGAATTAGTGACCTTAAAAAATCGACCTGCTGGCAGAATCCCGATCAAAACATTATGGTTCACAGAAGGTAAAAGATCCGGAGTTTATAAATCCATCCAAAAATACGTCTCCCAAGGAAGACAATGTTATATTGTTTACCCTTTGGTAGAAGAATCCGAAAAATCGGATCTTAAATCCTGTATAGAAGCATACGAAACATTAAGAAAAGATGTTTTTCCAGAATTCAAAGTGGGACTTCTTCACGGGAAAATGGAAACTTCCGAAAAAGATAGGGTCATGAAATTGTTCCAACAAAATGAGATCCAAATATTAGTCAGCACCACAGTTATAGAAGTAGGTGTAGACGTTCCGAATGCTTCTGTAATGGTAATAGAACACTCAGACAGATTCGGGATCTCTCAACTTCACCAGCTAAGAGGGCGTGTGGGCCGGGGAAAACATGAGAGCTTTTGTATCTTAATTTCAGACTCCAAAATTACAGAAGAAGCAAGATATCGCATCCAAGCCTTAGTCGATTCTGATGATGGCTTCTTCTTATCCGAAGCTGACCTAAAATTGAGAGGCCCCGGAGAACTTTTAGGCGTAAGACAAAGTGGACTGCCAGACTTTAAGATCGCTGACTTAAGAGAAGATAGCCAATGGATTGAGATTTCCAGAGAAGATGCGAATCAATTTGGGAATTTGGGAGATCTTGAAAAATCGGAAATCGTTTCCAGATTTTCGGAAGGCGCTTTATTGTTTTCGAATTAA
- a CDS encoding TIGR04452 family lipoprotein — protein MKKIIALLLPLFLTFNCVLFDAIGLSYPDTVDGKEAKSIILTSAVIGSAVGGFEVLSILAPQLAKVEEDKYYNKADVDDCANEALIINILTVDLGGFTCDLNPRPTIIPFIY, from the coding sequence ATGAAAAAAATCATCGCTCTTCTTCTGCCCCTGTTCCTAACTTTTAATTGTGTTCTATTCGATGCAATTGGTCTATCCTATCCGGATACCGTAGATGGAAAAGAAGCAAAAAGTATTATCCTGACAAGTGCAGTTATTGGATCCGCAGTGGGCGGTTTCGAAGTTCTTTCTATTCTTGCTCCTCAATTAGCAAAAGTAGAAGAAGATAAATACTATAACAAAGCAGATGTTGACGATTGTGCAAATGAAGCATTGATCATTAACATACTTACTGTGGATTTAGGTGGTTTTACTTGCGATCTAAACCCTAGACCGACAATTATTCCGTTTATCTACTGA